A stretch of the Tannerella serpentiformis genome encodes the following:
- a CDS encoding Fic family protein translates to MIYLHEREEWWRFRYDTEATEMPLRHVHDRQAQLSALAGAMWRDMQDDLTLSSLSDELVHSSAIEGERLDLTEVRSSIARRLGIDTAGLIPSSRYVDGVVEMLLDATQHYDAPLTRERLFGWHAALFPTGYSGPYRIEVARYRTGQMQVVSGPMGRERVHYMAPAPDRLPTEMARFLAWINASNEREDGVLKAAIAHLWFVSIHPFDDGNGRIARAITDLLLSRAEGHARRFYSMSSSIMQHRRDYYDALERTQHGDGEITDWLQWFLTCLSETIEAVLERISTAFHKHHFFHAHRTMAMNERQRLLISRLFDGLEGKLTVAKWAKLAKCSRTEAEADIADLVSIGILREDRSTRHISYSLETEAL, encoded by the coding sequence ATGATCTATCTGCACGAACGAGAGGAGTGGTGGCGCTTCCGCTACGACACGGAGGCCACGGAGATGCCCTTGCGCCACGTACACGACCGGCAGGCGCAGCTTTCGGCCTTGGCGGGGGCGATGTGGCGCGATATGCAGGACGACCTGACGCTCTCCTCCCTCTCCGACGAGCTCGTGCACTCCTCCGCCATCGAGGGCGAACGGTTAGACCTGACCGAGGTGCGCTCCTCCATCGCCCGACGGTTAGGCATCGATACAGCCGGGCTCATCCCTTCTTCACGCTACGTGGACGGGGTCGTGGAAATGCTCCTCGACGCCACGCAACACTACGACGCCCCCCTTACCCGCGAGCGCCTCTTCGGTTGGCACGCCGCCCTCTTCCCCACCGGATACAGTGGGCCGTATCGGATCGAAGTGGCGCGTTATCGCACGGGCCAGATGCAGGTCGTGTCCGGCCCAATGGGGCGTGAGCGCGTGCATTACATGGCTCCCGCCCCGGACCGATTGCCCACCGAGATGGCGCGTTTCCTGGCCTGGATCAATGCCTCCAATGAGCGTGAAGACGGCGTGCTCAAGGCGGCCATCGCCCACCTTTGGTTCGTCTCCATCCACCCCTTCGACGACGGCAACGGACGCATCGCCCGCGCCATCACCGACCTGCTCCTGTCGCGCGCTGAAGGCCATGCGCGGCGCTTCTACAGCATGTCGTCCAGCATCATGCAGCACCGAAGGGACTACTACGACGCGCTCGAACGCACCCAGCACGGCGACGGCGAGATTACCGATTGGCTCCAGTGGTTCCTCACCTGCCTAAGCGAAACGATCGAGGCCGTATTGGAGCGGATCTCCACGGCCTTCCATAAGCATCACTTCTTCCATGCGCATCGAACTATGGCGATGAACGAGCGACAACGCCTGCTCATCAGCCGACTGTTTGACGGTCTCGAAGGCAAGCTCACCGTCGCCAAATGGGCCAAGCTGGCCAAGTGTTCCCGCACCGAGGCAGAGGCCGACATCGCAGATCTGGTATCAATAGGCATCCTCCGCGAGGATCGATCCACGCGCCACATCAGCTACAGCCTCGAGACTGAGGCCTTGTAG
- a CDS encoding HAD family hydrolase — MKMNHIAALLFDYGGTIDSNGLHWSEVIWQAYEAEDVPVTKEDFRAAYVHAERTMAQLPLVRPEHTFADMMRIKIDLQVDWLQEQSALPDFRATRDVRRRLAGRCYASAERCVTAARPLIAALAERYPLALVSNFYGNIGAVLHDFRLDRYFPHVIESAVVGVRKPDPAIFRLGLDALGISDASSAVVIGDSYDKDILPAASLGCRTVWLKNIGWKPYTGTEQADAVITDFKELEGLL; from the coding sequence ATGAAAATGAATCACATCGCGGCGCTCCTCTTCGACTACGGGGGCACGATCGACAGCAACGGGCTGCATTGGTCGGAGGTCATTTGGCAGGCCTATGAGGCGGAGGATGTGCCGGTCACGAAGGAGGACTTTCGCGCGGCCTACGTGCACGCCGAGCGGACCATGGCGCAGCTGCCACTCGTACGGCCCGAGCACACGTTCGCGGACATGATGCGGATCAAGATCGACCTGCAGGTGGACTGGCTGCAAGAGCAGTCCGCGCTGCCCGATTTCCGTGCCACACGCGACGTGAGGCGTCGTCTGGCAGGGCGTTGCTATGCCTCGGCCGAGCGGTGCGTCACGGCTGCACGCCCCCTCATCGCAGCCTTGGCCGAGCGGTATCCGCTGGCGCTCGTGTCGAACTTCTACGGCAACATCGGCGCCGTGCTGCACGACTTCCGGCTGGATCGCTACTTCCCGCACGTCATCGAGTCGGCCGTGGTGGGCGTCCGCAAGCCCGACCCCGCCATCTTCCGCCTCGGCCTCGACGCCTTAGGCATCAGCGACGCCTCGAGCGCGGTCGTCATCGGCGACTCGTACGACAAGGACATCCTGCCCGCCGCCTCGCTCGGTTGCCGTACCGTCTGGCTGAAGAACATCGGCTGGAAACCCTACACCGGCACCGAGCAGGCCGACGCGGTGATCACCGACTTCAAGGAACTGGAGGGACTGCTATGA
- a CDS encoding CDP-alcohol phosphatidyltransferase family protein, protein MTQQTTAPGMASTLKSLDTEECIDIWFYRPIGYRWALLFHRLGVSPNAITIMAIFIGIAAGVCFYYTSLMVNVVGMLLLVWANSYDSADGQLARMTGQKSPLGRVLDGFCGDVWFFTIYVAICLRLMPEWGLWIWLLAIVTGSYHSKQAAMADYYRNIHLLFLKGRAGSELSHSQAVAESYRRMTWRGDFVYKLFEMFYLRYTRGQERSTPRFQEMMDVIRHDYADEAPEWFRTAFRTRSLPLMKYTNMLSFNTRVIALFVSLLIDAPWLYFAFELTVLNAMLIYMVRTHERFCAQFTVQLKEAVR, encoded by the coding sequence ATGACCCAACAAACCACGGCGCCGGGCATGGCGTCGACCCTCAAATCTCTCGACACGGAGGAGTGCATCGACATCTGGTTTTACCGCCCCATCGGCTACCGCTGGGCGCTGCTCTTCCACCGGTTAGGCGTCTCGCCCAACGCGATCACGATCATGGCCATCTTCATCGGCATTGCCGCCGGCGTATGCTTCTATTACACCAGCCTCATGGTGAACGTGGTCGGCATGCTGCTGCTCGTCTGGGCCAACTCCTACGACAGCGCCGACGGGCAGTTGGCGCGCATGACGGGCCAGAAGTCGCCCCTCGGGCGCGTGCTGGACGGATTCTGTGGCGACGTCTGGTTCTTCACCATCTACGTAGCCATCTGCCTGCGACTCATGCCCGAGTGGGGGCTGTGGATCTGGCTACTGGCCATCGTCACGGGCAGCTACCACAGCAAGCAGGCCGCCATGGCCGACTATTACCGCAACATCCACCTGCTCTTCCTCAAGGGGCGTGCGGGCAGCGAGCTGTCGCACTCGCAGGCCGTCGCAGAGAGCTACCGCCGGATGACGTGGCGCGGCGACTTCGTCTACAAGCTCTTCGAGATGTTCTACCTCCGCTACACCCGCGGCCAGGAGCGCTCCACGCCGCGCTTTCAGGAGATGATGGACGTCATCCGCCACGACTATGCCGACGAGGCACCCGAGTGGTTCCGCACGGCCTTCCGCACCCGGAGCCTGCCGCTGATGAAGTACACCAATATGCTCTCATTCAACACGCGCGTCATCGCCCTCTTCGTCTCGCTACTCATCGACGCGCCCTGGCTCTACTTCGCATTCGAGCTGACTGTGCTCAACGCGATGCTTATTTATATGGTACGGACGCACGAGCGCTTCTGCGCCCAGTTCACCGTGCAACTGAAGGAGGCTGTGAGATGA
- a CDS encoding ATP-grasp domain-containing protein, with translation MHTYIVAGIRRDPRFSPHHEANDEAIFRLTAEALRARGCTVREYTEVDLWAEAVSADAVFGMARDPRSIRCLQRMEDGGLPVINSGYAIARCGREPMTRLLTEADLPHPRSLILPTADDPVPALASAAIDACWMKRADGHVVGAGDVTFAASREATREVFRRLSDGGIRTAVVNEHLTGDLVKFYGVAGTDFFYAFYPTATHHGKFGLEQVNGPARGIAYDADALRTTCHRAATVLGLRVYGGDCIVSDTDGLVRLIDFNDWPSFAPCREAAAPFIASCIIGSIGLRPGSYAPSGASSQK, from the coding sequence ATGCATACCTATATAGTAGCCGGCATTCGGCGCGACCCACGATTCTCGCCCCACCACGAGGCCAATGACGAGGCCATCTTCCGTCTCACGGCCGAGGCGCTGCGGGCGCGTGGCTGCACGGTGCGGGAGTACACCGAGGTCGACCTCTGGGCCGAGGCCGTGAGCGCCGATGCGGTGTTTGGCATGGCCCGCGACCCGCGCTCGATCCGCTGTTTGCAGCGCATGGAGGACGGCGGGCTGCCGGTCATCAACTCCGGTTACGCCATTGCCCGCTGTGGCCGTGAGCCGATGACACGCCTACTGACCGAGGCCGACTTGCCACACCCGCGCAGCCTGATCCTCCCCACGGCTGACGACCCCGTGCCAGCGCTCGCCTCGGCTGCGATCGACGCCTGCTGGATGAAGCGGGCCGACGGCCACGTGGTCGGTGCGGGCGACGTGACCTTCGCGGCCAGTCGGGAGGCAACGCGCGAGGTCTTCCGCAGGCTCTCCGACGGCGGCATACGGACGGCTGTCGTGAACGAGCATCTAACGGGCGACCTCGTGAAGTTCTACGGCGTGGCGGGCACCGACTTCTTCTATGCCTTCTATCCGACGGCCACGCACCACGGCAAGTTCGGGCTGGAGCAGGTGAACGGGCCCGCGCGGGGCATCGCCTACGACGCCGACGCGCTCCGCACGACCTGCCATCGCGCTGCCACTGTGCTCGGCCTGCGCGTCTACGGCGGCGACTGCATCGTCTCCGACACCGACGGCCTCGTGCGCCTGATCGACTTCAACGACTGGCCCAGCTTCGCCCCCTGTCGCGAGGCGGCGGCACCGTTTATCGCCTCCTGTATAATAGGTAGTATCGGCCTTCGGCCGGGTAGTTATGCGCCTTCCGGCGCAAGTAGTCAGAAGTAG
- a CDS encoding nucleotidyltransferase family protein — translation MDYAIIAAGEGSRLVDEGVTTPKPLVRLLGEPMIDRLMGLFLRHGATSISVIVNEEMADVQRHMEQLALPVPLNLVVRSTPSSMHSFHALRPFLTSDTCCLTTVDTVFREEPFAAYIDAFERSPLLDGMMAVTAYVDDEAPLYVRTDSAGMIRGFLDREEGQAAGCQYVSGGMYCLRRAALDVLDQAMEQGVSRMRNYQRMLVSEGLRLRAYAFDKILDIDHAADIAKAEAFLSTP, via the coding sequence ATGGACTATGCAATAATTGCTGCGGGCGAGGGCTCGCGGCTCGTGGATGAAGGGGTCACGACACCCAAACCCCTCGTGAGGCTGCTCGGAGAGCCGATGATCGATCGCCTGATGGGCCTTTTTCTCAGGCATGGCGCCACGTCGATCAGCGTGATTGTCAATGAGGAGATGGCCGACGTGCAACGCCACATGGAGCAACTCGCGCTACCCGTGCCGCTGAACCTGGTGGTGCGGTCGACGCCCAGCTCGATGCACAGCTTTCATGCGCTCAGGCCTTTCTTGACGAGCGACACGTGTTGCCTGACGACGGTCGACACGGTGTTTCGCGAGGAGCCGTTCGCGGCCTATATCGACGCCTTCGAGCGCAGCCCGCTACTCGACGGGATGATGGCCGTCACGGCCTACGTGGACGACGAGGCGCCGCTCTATGTCCGGACCGACTCGGCGGGCATGATCCGCGGCTTCCTCGACCGTGAGGAGGGTCAGGCGGCGGGCTGCCAATACGTCTCGGGCGGCATGTACTGCCTGCGTCGGGCGGCGCTCGACGTGCTCGATCAGGCGATGGAGCAAGGCGTCTCCCGCATGCGCAACTATCAGCGGATGCTCGTCAGCGAAGGGCTACGCCTCCGGGCCTACGCCTTCGATAAGATCCTCGACATCGACCACGCCGCGGACATCGCCAAGGCCGAAGCCTTCCTATCCACCCCCTGA
- a CDS encoding porin family protein produces MRRMKWMLAAAVMLVAVTTAQAQCRFGVKGGVNIASVSFDRHVLDAENITGFHVGPMLEWNIPLLGLGIDGAVLYSQRGFGVRGESLRSDYIDVPVNAKFKFGLPLISPFLAAGPYASFRVSSDKSWDISGITDQVIRQVEAQSFAAGLNFTAGAEVMEAVQVGLTYSLGLTDNYKAFDRRNVNSYSGKPHTWMVSATVFF; encoded by the coding sequence ATGAGAAGAATGAAATGGATGCTGGCGGCAGCTGTGATGCTCGTCGCCGTGACGACGGCCCAGGCGCAGTGTCGCTTCGGCGTGAAGGGCGGTGTCAACATCGCCTCGGTGTCGTTCGATCGCCATGTGCTGGACGCGGAGAACATCACCGGCTTCCACGTCGGGCCCATGCTGGAGTGGAACATCCCCCTCCTCGGCCTTGGCATCGACGGAGCCGTGCTCTACAGCCAGCGCGGCTTCGGGGTGCGCGGCGAGAGTCTGCGGTCGGATTATATCGATGTGCCGGTGAACGCCAAGTTCAAGTTCGGCCTGCCCCTGATCTCACCCTTCCTGGCGGCCGGGCCCTACGCCTCGTTCCGCGTGTCGAGCGACAAGTCGTGGGACATCTCGGGCATTACCGATCAGGTGATCCGGCAGGTGGAGGCCCAGAGCTTTGCCGCGGGGCTGAACTTCACGGCCGGCGCTGAGGTGATGGAAGCCGTGCAGGTGGGGCTTACGTACAGCCTCGGCCTGACGGACAATTACAAGGCTTTCGATCGCAGAAACGTGAACTCTTACTCCGGTAAGCCGCACACCTGGATGGTGTCGGCCACCGTGTTCTTTTGA
- a CDS encoding outer membrane beta-barrel protein, whose protein sequence is MKKTSMILAVLLLLTTVMGEAQSRRPRQSQRRTTYSRVQPVRFGLKAGLNLANVSAKYGIDADQVVGVHFGPTMEIHLPAPGLYVDGALLFSQRGIGEGYGHNRDFRNDYIDLPMSLKFRFPFPSTSPFIAMGPSLSFRLTGDKNHYAGTMVYSARNVATSWNFTGGIDIMRTVQLSLTYNLGITDYYRAYPYGINHAASAYGVRSNTWMFSAAVLF, encoded by the coding sequence ATGAAAAAGACAAGCATGATTTTGGCAGTGTTACTGCTGCTGACAACCGTGATGGGCGAGGCGCAATCCCGCCGCCCCAGACAATCGCAACGACGCACTACCTACAGCCGTGTGCAGCCCGTGCGCTTCGGCCTCAAGGCGGGGCTCAATCTGGCCAACGTGAGCGCGAAGTATGGCATCGATGCCGACCAGGTGGTGGGCGTACACTTTGGCCCGACGATGGAGATCCATCTGCCCGCCCCGGGGCTATACGTCGACGGTGCGCTGCTCTTCAGCCAGCGTGGCATCGGCGAGGGCTACGGGCACAATAGGGATTTCCGCAACGATTACATCGACCTGCCCATGTCGTTGAAGTTCCGCTTCCCCTTCCCCAGCACCTCCCCCTTTATCGCGATGGGCCCCTCGCTGTCGTTCCGCCTCACGGGCGATAAGAATCACTACGCAGGCACGATGGTCTATTCCGCGCGCAACGTGGCCACGAGTTGGAACTTCACGGGCGGCATCGACATCATGCGGACTGTGCAGCTCAGCCTGACGTACAACTTGGGCATCACGGACTACTACCGCGCCTATCCCTACGGCATCAACCACGCAGCGTCAGCCTACGGTGTGCGGTCGAACACGTGGATGTTCTCCGCAGCAGTGCTGTTCTGA
- the priA gene encoding replication restart helicase PriA — MDVLRSSAVLIVLYADVLLPLPMADTYTYLVPDDMADLVTVGMRVVVPFGARRYYTGIVRDVHHRPPAAGYALKPIFVAPDETPVVRPAQLRFWDWMASYYLCTPGEVYNAAVPAGLRPDSETVVSLSDGYASAPALSPKAQAALDALATFPKPPTVAELERRAGVRNLLPTLTTLVAEGAVHVDAEVKAGITPRRETFVRLAADYPDEESLRPLFDTLRRAASQERLLLHFLDAAQPFSPDGRQEVSRKELLATSGASAALLTALVRRGVLTLVERTVEPQPLFLDRVTHPVRPLTSAQQSAYEAIRASFDTHPVCLLHGAPSSGKTEIFLHLILDTLRAGRQALYLLPEIAVTTQMTERLADVLGPRLLVYHSGLTDRERAEVWRRLLRTDSEPAVVVGVRSSLFLPFDRLGLIVVDEEHEPSYKQNDPAPRYHARNAALMLARMHGARALLGSATPSLETYYLARTGRYGLVTLTERYGAAPEPEIVLVDTKEMRRKRRMKYDALLSPQLREAIDGALAEGRQTILFRNRRGYAPVMECRSCGYVPRCAYCDVSLTYHRTQHRLVCHYCGRSQPLPTHCPECDSEEWRGLGYGTERVEDEISALYPSVRVGRLDTDAVRTPRAYRRVLSDFEQGHTQLLVGTQMLTKGLDFGRVGVVGVLSADSLMSIPDFRAHERAFQLMMQVSGRAGRRDRRGTVVIQTTHPDQPLLQWVRTFDYVSMATALLAERRRFIYPPYCRLITIILRHRNEDTLRHAAETYAERLRPSFTDGLLGPYAPPVARVRSLYIRQILLKVPLTQPADDVRRRLLTIHRALLPDFAGLRIHYEVD; from the coding sequence GTGGATGTTCTCCGCAGCAGTGCTGTTCTGATCGTGCTTTACGCCGACGTCCTCCTGCCGCTGCCTATGGCGGATACGTACACCTACCTCGTGCCCGACGATATGGCCGATCTGGTGACAGTGGGCATGCGTGTGGTGGTGCCCTTCGGTGCGCGGCGTTACTATACGGGCATTGTGCGTGACGTGCACCACCGTCCGCCCGCTGCGGGCTATGCGCTCAAGCCCATCTTCGTGGCTCCGGACGAGACGCCCGTCGTCCGACCCGCGCAGCTGCGCTTCTGGGACTGGATGGCGTCGTATTACCTGTGTACGCCGGGCGAAGTCTACAATGCGGCCGTCCCTGCCGGGCTCAGACCCGACAGTGAGACGGTCGTTTCGCTGTCTGACGGATACGCCTCGGCGCCCGCCCTCTCGCCCAAGGCGCAGGCCGCACTCGATGCGTTGGCCACCTTTCCCAAGCCGCCCACCGTGGCCGAATTAGAGCGTCGGGCGGGGGTGCGAAACCTGCTCCCTACGCTCACGACGTTGGTGGCCGAGGGCGCTGTGCATGTGGACGCGGAAGTGAAGGCTGGCATCACGCCACGGCGTGAGACGTTCGTCCGCCTCGCTGCCGATTACCCCGATGAGGAGAGTCTGCGGCCGCTCTTTGACACGCTCCGACGCGCGGCCAGTCAGGAGCGACTGCTGCTCCATTTCCTCGACGCCGCCCAACCCTTCTCGCCCGACGGTCGGCAGGAGGTCTCTCGCAAGGAACTGCTGGCCACGAGCGGCGCATCGGCCGCCCTGCTTACGGCCCTCGTACGCCGTGGCGTGCTGACGCTTGTGGAGCGCACCGTGGAGCCGCAACCCCTCTTCCTTGATCGCGTCACACATCCCGTTCGCCCCCTCACATCGGCACAACAGTCGGCTTACGAAGCCATTCGCGCATCCTTCGATACGCACCCCGTTTGCCTGCTCCACGGCGCCCCCTCGTCCGGCAAGACGGAGATCTTCCTCCATCTCATCCTCGACACCCTCCGCGCCGGTCGGCAGGCGCTCTACCTGTTGCCTGAGATTGCCGTCACGACACAGATGACGGAGCGACTGGCGGACGTCCTCGGCCCCCGGTTGCTCGTCTACCATTCCGGCCTCACCGACCGCGAACGCGCGGAAGTGTGGCGCCGACTGCTCCGCACGGATAGCGAGCCTGCGGTCGTCGTCGGCGTACGGTCGTCGCTCTTTCTGCCTTTCGATCGGTTGGGGCTGATTGTGGTGGATGAGGAGCATGAGCCGTCGTATAAGCAAAACGACCCGGCGCCACGTTACCATGCGCGCAACGCAGCGCTGATGCTGGCTCGGATGCACGGGGCGCGGGCGCTGCTCGGGTCGGCCACGCCGTCGCTCGAGACGTACTACTTGGCGCGTACGGGGCGGTATGGCCTTGTCACCCTCACCGAGCGTTATGGCGCTGCGCCCGAGCCGGAGATTGTGCTTGTGGACACGAAGGAGATGCGGCGCAAACGGCGCATGAAGTACGACGCCCTCCTCTCTCCGCAGCTGCGTGAGGCCATCGACGGTGCGCTGGCCGAGGGCCGACAGACGATCCTCTTCCGCAATCGACGCGGCTACGCGCCCGTCATGGAGTGTCGCTCGTGTGGCTACGTCCCGCGTTGCGCCTATTGCGATGTCAGCCTGACTTACCATCGCACACAGCACCGCCTGGTGTGTCATTATTGCGGCCGTTCGCAGCCCCTGCCGACGCACTGCCCGGAGTGCGACAGTGAGGAGTGGCGGGGGCTGGGCTATGGTACGGAGCGCGTGGAGGACGAGATCAGCGCGCTCTACCCCAGCGTCCGCGTCGGGCGTTTGGACACCGACGCCGTCCGTACGCCGAGGGCCTATCGGCGCGTCCTCAGCGACTTTGAGCAGGGGCACACCCAGCTGCTCGTCGGCACACAGATGCTGACCAAAGGGCTTGACTTCGGTCGCGTGGGCGTGGTCGGTGTACTGAGCGCCGACAGCCTGATGAGCATCCCCGACTTCCGCGCCCACGAACGTGCCTTTCAGCTGATGATGCAGGTGAGCGGTCGGGCGGGCCGACGCGATCGCCGCGGCACGGTCGTCATCCAAACCACCCACCCTGACCAGCCCCTGCTGCAATGGGTGCGCACGTTCGACTATGTCAGCATGGCCACCGCGCTCCTGGCTGAACGCCGCCGCTTCATCTATCCCCCCTACTGCCGACTCATCACCATCATCCTTCGCCACCGCAACGAGGACACCCTTCGCCACGCCGCCGAGACGTATGCCGAGCGCCTCCGCCCGTCCTTCACCGACGGCCTCCTTGGTCCCTACGCCCCACCCGTAGCCCGTGTGCGATCGCTTTATATCCGGCAGATCCTGCTCAAGGTGCCCCTCACGCAGCCCGCCGATGACGTCCGCCGCCGCCTCCTCACCATCCACCGCGCCCTCCTGCCCGACTTCGCCGGCCTTCGCATCCATTACGAGGTGGACTAA
- the trxA gene encoding thioredoxin, which translates to MNKLKYLTLLLLLSVVACVRAQADPAAGDVGEVIVLNKADFLTKVFNYEKNPSKWTYEGDKPCIIDFYADWCGPCRRVAPVLQDLAKRYKDDIVIYKINVDKERELAGTFGVSSIPTIVFVPMKGEPQVSMGAMPEESFVKMIEEVLLEKKK; encoded by the coding sequence ATGAACAAATTGAAGTATTTGACGCTCCTCCTACTCCTTTCCGTCGTAGCGTGCGTGAGGGCACAAGCCGATCCGGCTGCGGGCGATGTAGGCGAAGTAATTGTTTTGAACAAGGCTGATTTCCTGACCAAGGTCTTCAACTACGAGAAGAATCCGTCGAAGTGGACCTACGAGGGCGACAAGCCGTGCATCATCGACTTCTACGCCGATTGGTGCGGCCCCTGCCGACGCGTGGCTCCGGTGCTCCAAGACCTAGCCAAGCGATATAAGGACGACATTGTGATCTACAAGATCAACGTCGACAAGGAGCGCGAGCTGGCCGGGACATTCGGCGTGAGCAGCATTCCGACCATCGTCTTCGTGCCCATGAAGGGCGAGCCACAGGTCAGCATGGGCGCCATGCCGGAGGAGAGCTTCGTGAAGATGATCGAAGAGGTCTTGCTCGAGAAGAAGAAGTAG
- a CDS encoding 30S ribosomal protein S16 yields the protein MATKIRLQRFGRKGYAFYQVVIADSRAPRDGKFIERIGSYNPNTNPATIDLNFDRALYWLQVGAQPTDTARMILSREGVCLKKHLLEGVKKGAFDEAKAEEKFQAWLSEKKLALQQVKDAEREKSKAKVKARLDAETEVNKAKAEALAKKRAEIAAAKAQAEAEAAAAAAAAEAEAEAAKAAEAPAAEAAAPEAEAAPAPEAN from the coding sequence ATGGCAACAAAGATCAGATTGCAAAGATTCGGCCGTAAGGGCTACGCCTTTTATCAGGTCGTAATCGCAGACAGCAGGGCTCCACGAGATGGAAAGTTTATTGAGAGGATCGGTTCGTACAACCCCAACACTAATCCTGCCACAATAGATTTGAATTTCGATAGAGCTTTGTATTGGCTGCAGGTAGGTGCACAGCCCACTGACACGGCACGCATGATCCTCTCTCGCGAGGGGGTATGCCTCAAGAAGCACCTCCTGGAGGGCGTTAAGAAGGGCGCCTTTGACGAGGCGAAAGCCGAAGAGAAGTTTCAAGCATGGCTCTCGGAGAAGAAGCTGGCCCTGCAACAGGTGAAGGACGCTGAGCGCGAGAAATCGAAGGCTAAGGTCAAGGCCCGCCTCGACGCAGAGACCGAAGTAAACAAGGCCAAGGCCGAGGCGCTGGCTAAGAAGCGCGCTGAGATAGCTGCGGCTAAGGCGCAGGCTGAGGCCGAAGCTGCCGCCGCCGCTGCGGCTGCCGAAGCTGAGGCAGAGGCTGCAAAGGCCGCTGAAGCACCGGCCGCTGAGGCTGCTGCTCCCGAAGCCGAAGCTGCACCTGCACCGGAAGCCAACTAA
- a CDS encoding tetratricopeptide repeat protein produces MNIKQIIVAALLCALCGVKLGAQTYEELIQQSYDYADRGDLPAAEQALKAALHREPANRNNFALLSNLGTIQRRLGQRDEALTSYTAALGLQPDNKLILSNRAELFIERGETERALADYETLLRVDPADVEARFRRGVLYVELKEYMLADADFEQILARDRDSKLGRLGFALLDKARGNYADSEAVLTFLIGRDPDDLRLYEERAELYFLMKKNARAMADLRRVFAGEREPSAYLYILRGKIRLAQYEKEAAATDFKKALDLGADRAEVEGLIKMTY; encoded by the coding sequence ATGAACATCAAACAAATCATTGTGGCCGCGCTGCTCTGCGCGCTGTGCGGCGTAAAGCTCGGGGCGCAGACGTATGAGGAACTCATCCAGCAGAGCTACGACTATGCGGATCGGGGCGACCTGCCCGCGGCGGAACAGGCGCTCAAGGCGGCGCTGCACCGCGAGCCGGCGAACCGCAACAATTTCGCGCTACTCTCTAATCTTGGCACCATTCAGCGGCGCCTGGGCCAACGGGATGAGGCGCTCACGTCGTACACCGCTGCGCTCGGTTTGCAGCCGGATAACAAGCTGATACTCTCTAATCGCGCGGAGCTCTTCATCGAGCGTGGCGAGACGGAGCGGGCGCTGGCGGACTATGAGACGCTGCTCCGCGTGGATCCGGCCGATGTCGAGGCGCGCTTCCGTCGTGGCGTGCTTTACGTGGAGTTGAAGGAGTACATGCTGGCCGATGCGGACTTTGAGCAGATCTTAGCTCGCGACCGTGACTCGAAGCTGGGGCGACTGGGCTTTGCGCTCTTAGACAAAGCGCGCGGCAACTATGCCGACAGCGAGGCGGTGCTGACCTTCCTCATCGGCCGTGACCCGGACGACCTCCGACTCTATGAGGAGCGTGCCGAACTCTATTTCCTGATGAAAAAGAACGCCCGCGCCATGGCCGATCTCCGTCGGGTATTTGCGGGCGAACGGGAGCCGTCGGCTTACCTATATATACTGCGCGGCAAGATCCGACTGGCGCAGTATGAGAAGGAGGCAGCGGCCACCGATTTCAAAAAAGCCCTCGACCTGGGCGCCGATCGGGCGGAGGTCGAGGGACTGATTAAGATGACGTATTAA